A genome region from Cardiocondyla obscurior isolate alpha-2009 linkage group LG14, Cobs3.1, whole genome shotgun sequence includes the following:
- the Mms19 gene encoding LOW QUALITY PROTEIN: MMS19 nucleotide excision repair protein (The sequence of the model RefSeq protein was modified relative to this genomic sequence to represent the inferred CDS: inserted 1 base in 1 codon), with protein MELMKLFAFVSSNLVAVSLLESDHVLNVSCKQQFXVMASSPNFDFKEQLDISFKDTATLSSLCRNIASEIELGSMKLCTFVETLSTYMTDQNVLTREKGVMALSLVMSQLPKDYLIESELNFIVTFYCDRMKDHYSIIPSVLNGIQAIVNMTHLPQNASPALLRVMFEHIQCQSQLLPERRKIYFVLKSLIENKLDDLKSMGPDLVYGIISSMDGERDPNNLLLLFNMLPHFLKEFPLGHLTEEMFEVMACYFPVDFNPSGMENLSISREDLAEKLAPCLCAVPEFANYCLPLIIDKSYSTLKVAKLDSLNLLRESVSTFGLANIESHLSDLWITIKKEIVPGRDIETRDAALQALMSLIKIISIDETVCKNFVDKIIADMKWSLCDVQHSLYRPAQTLLETIATVNKTICIEILQIVIPLCIGQYSTKNSLNDKTVLIDTLNNFLKICSNYNFCIQDVPELSWTNIPQTYLDGLVEESIELKSKIFLGVTIQKAHLNDVQRSVLYNAICNEIETGCDKIQSTCHSVIIDFAALYLEEISILVKERLLSNTDKMEVELLKRKIKALSAIAKIRELGFIILPKIVTMLTDNVNCDIRITILLNIQKLIASKKSDYNIYQFLYKECHIIDKLISYEINIISHKMTIYNICQLIIRNLTVEEQHAIAEKYAVALNTKSPETDLTIIMNLFISLRKDINLNINNNIVENLFNLATVSCNPDSRQISCKFLSVLLNKMKLSDLDKIVSYLEDKINNNLSMDIDIELKQHTVSFQIWMTKALVMKGYAKSQYFLENITNLLTRDDIGQFIGEHYQILVNKHEDILITENFCDVKILYKQRVFEYLLRQNNNFTSTIRQNYLIALVHLLGQIPEELLFLHLTELVPLLIESLSLNNERLVLWTLTSFKLLLDTKHEIFSDNLQCVIPRLLQLSTYRLMDIRIAAVECLAHYANYPVILINPYKQTVLDKLGIIIDDRKRLVRKAAVDARIRWYLVGASGEQSKE; from the exons ATGGAACTGATGAAACTTTTCGCATTCGTCTCTAGTAATCTAGTTGCCGTTTCTTTATTAGAGTCCGACCATGTGTTGAATGTCTCGTGTAAACAACAGT TGGTTATGGCCTCGTCTCCGAATTTTGATTTTAAGGAGCAATTAGATATTAGTTTCAAAGACACTGCAACTTTGAGTTCATTATGCAGAAATATAGCTTCCg AAATAGAATTAGGTTCTATGAAACTTTGTACATTTGTAGAAACACTAAGTACCTATATGACAGACCAAAATGTTCTTACAAGGGAGAAAGGAGTTATGGCACTCTCCTTGGTTATGTCACAGCTACCTAAAGATTATCTCATTGAatcagaattaaattttattgtaacattttattgtGACAGAATGAAGGATCACTATAGTATCATACCATCTGTACTAAATGGTATTCAAGCAATT gtaaacATGACTCACTTACCTCAAAACGCATCGCCGGCTCTATTAAGAGTTATGTTTGAACACATTCAGTGTCAATCTCAGTTGTTACCTGAACggcgtaaaatatattttgtacttaaaagtttaatagaAAACAAATTAGATGATCTGAAATCTATGGGGCCAGATTTAGTTTATGGTATTATCAGCTCTATGGATGGTGAAAGAGATCCAAATAACCTcctgttattatttaatatgctACCACATTTCTTAAAAGAATTTCCTTTAGGTCATTTAACTGAAGAGATGTTTGAAGTAATGGCATGTTATTTTCCAGTTGATTTTAATcct TCAGGCATGGAGAATCTAAGTATATCTCGAGAAGATTTGGCAGAAAAATTAGCGCCCTGCTTATGTGCTGTCCCagaatttgcaaattattgcCTACCTCTTATAATCGACAAGTCATATTCCACACTCAAAGTTGCTAAACTTGActccttaaatttattacgcgagAGTGTTTCAACGTTTGGACTTGCGAATATAGAATCGCATCTATCAGATTTATGGATAActataaagaaagaaatagtgCCAGGAAGAGACATTGAAACGAGAGACGCTGCTTTGCAAGCATTGatgtctttaattaaaattatatcaattgaTGAAACtgtttgcaaaaattttgttgataaaataatcgctGATATGAAATGGTCATTATGCGATGTACAGCATAGCTTATACAGACCTGCTCAAACGCTACTGGAAACAATAGCTACAGTTAATAAAACGATATGCATAGAAATCTTGCAGATTGTAATACCTTTATGTATTGGACAATATTCTACAAAGAATTCATTAAACGACAAAACTGTACTAATAgacacgttaaataattttttgaaaatatgttCTAATTACAACTTTTGCATTCAAG atgtTCCAGAATTGTCATGGACAAATATACCTCAAACATATTTAGATGGTTTGGTAGAAGAAAGTATCGAactaaaaagtaaaatatttcttggcGTAACAATTCAAAAAGCGCATTTAAACGACGTGCAACGTTCTGTACTATATAATGCGATATGCAATGAAATTGAAACCGGATGTGATAAAATACAAAGTACATGTCACTCAGTTATTATAGATTTTGCTGCATTATATCTAGAGGAAATATCAATATTGGTTAAGGAGAGATTGTTATCAAACACTG ataaaatggAAGTAGAATTGCTAAAACGTAAGATAAAAGCATTGTCAGCAATTGCAAAAATACGGGAACTAGGTTTTATCATACTCccaaaaattgttacaatgtTAACAGACAATGTTAATTGTGATATACGTATCACAATATTACTGAATATCCAGAAATTAATTGCTTCaaaaaaatctgattacaACATATATCAATTTCTATATAAAGAATGCCAcattattgataaattaatttcatatgaGATAAATATCATTAGTCATAAAATGacgatatataatatttgtcaattaattatacgaaatcTTACAGTCGAAGAACAGCATGCGATTGCAGAGAAATATGCTGTAGctttaaatacgaaaagccCTGAAACTGATCTAACTATAATAATGaatctctttatttctttacgaaaagatatcaatttgaacattaataataatattgtagaaaatttgtttaatttagcAACTGTCAGTTGCAATCCAGATTCAAGGCAGATAAgctgtaaatttttatctgttttattaaacaaaatgaAACTGTCTGATCTCGATAAGATCGTATCTTATCttgaagataaaataaataataatttaagtatgGATATTGACATTGAATTAAAGCAGCATACAGTTAGTTTTCAAATTTGGATGACTAAAGCACTAGTTATGAAAGGCTACGCAAAGTCTCAATACTTTTTAGAGAAC attacaaatttattaactcgTGACGATATAGGCCAATTTATAGGTGAACATTATCAAATTTTAGTGAATAAGCACgaggatattttaataacggaaAATTTCTgcgatgtaaaaattttatataaacaaaGAGTGttcgaatatttattacgacaaaataataattttacaagtaCGATCAGACAGAATTATCTTATTGCTTTGGTGCATTTACTAGGACAAATACCTGAAGaactattatttttgcatttaactGAG TTGGTGCCGCTGTTAATCGAGTCTCTGTCTCTCAACAACGAGCGTTTAGTTCTTTGGACATTGACATCATTTAAACTTCTACTTGATACGAAACACGAAATATTTTCTGATAACTTACAGTGCGTTATACCAAGACTTTTACAATTATCAACGTATCGCTTAatg GATATTAGAATTGCGGCTGTAGAGTGTCTAGCGCATTATGCTAATTATCCCGTTATTCTGATCAATCCGTATAAGCAGACTGTATTGGATAAGTTGGGAATAATAATCGACGATCGCAAACGTTTAGTTAGGAAGGCTGCAGTGGACGCGAGAATACGATGGTATCTAGTGGGTGCATCTGGAGAACAATCAAAAGAATAA